One Rhizobium leguminosarum genomic region harbors:
- a CDS encoding tyrosine-type recombinase/integrase gives MGRLIKAAGRLRPQGGLRSLTYATLIALLAATGLRISEALKLTFADITSDGLLIRETKFRKTRLVPLHDTTAAGLQCYLNRRGPGSGDDPVFADTHGRPLRYIAVKETFDRLVGKAGIWLTPARRPRLHDLRHTFAVRALQGSPMGRNGCGAHVVALATYMGHVNIYSTYWYLEATADLVRDIAVAGEAFMSEGAQA, from the coding sequence ATTGGTCGCCTGATCAAAGCGGCCGGCCGGCTTCGACCTCAAGGAGGCCTGCGCTCGCTGACGTATGCGACCTTGATCGCCCTACTGGCGGCCACGGGGCTGCGCATCTCCGAAGCCCTCAAGCTCACGTTCGCTGACATAACGAGCGACGGTCTGCTGATCCGCGAGACCAAGTTCCGCAAGACCCGTCTCGTGCCGTTGCACGATACAACGGCGGCAGGCTTGCAATGCTACCTGAACCGGCGCGGGCCTGGCTCGGGCGATGATCCCGTGTTCGCCGACACGCATGGCCGGCCGCTGCGCTATATCGCAGTCAAAGAGACCTTCGACAGGCTGGTCGGCAAAGCTGGCATCTGGCTAACGCCGGCGCGGCGCCCTCGGCTGCATGATCTGCGGCACACATTCGCGGTGCGGGCGCTGCAAGGCAGTCCGATGGGCCGAAACGGATGCGGTGCGCATGTGGTCGCGCTCGCGACGTACATGGGGCACGTCAACATCTACTCCACCTACTGGTACCTGGAAGCAACCGCTGATCTTGTGCGCGACATCGCCGTGGCGGGAGAAGCGTTCATGTCAGAGGGAGCGCAAGCATGA
- a CDS encoding tyrosine-type recombinase/integrase, with product MTPIAPLIEAFLRETLVHQRGASRHTCDSYAQGFQLLFEFAAARLKSTPSKLMLEQIDSGLVSAFLEHLEDKRKNGAVTRNVRLAAIKSFFHFLEYRQPAALDQVRRVLAIPFKKTDTRLVPYLLREELQALLDAPDPTTRDGIRDRAMLHVAVCAGLRVSELTGLKIDDIEMSSMSMRVIGKGRRERVLPLWKPAATALRAWLAIRGKIATPEVFINARGEPLSRWGFAYLLKQHAAVAALQQQGLAKKRVSPHVLRHTCAMIILQATQDIRKVSLWLGHATLTTTEVYTRGDPTKKLEAMEAIVPPHLRRGTFQPTDRLIALLKSTS from the coding sequence ATGACACCGATCGCTCCCCTCATCGAAGCGTTCCTGCGCGAAACACTCGTCCATCAACGGGGCGCAAGCCGACACACGTGCGATTCCTATGCCCAGGGCTTCCAACTCCTGTTCGAGTTTGCCGCTGCAAGGCTCAAGAGTACACCATCGAAGCTGATGTTGGAGCAGATCGACTCCGGTTTAGTCAGCGCCTTCCTCGAGCATCTCGAGGATAAGCGCAAGAATGGCGCCGTGACGCGAAACGTTCGTCTGGCAGCCATCAAGTCGTTCTTCCACTTCCTCGAATACCGGCAACCGGCAGCCCTCGATCAAGTCCGCCGCGTGCTGGCTATTCCGTTCAAGAAGACGGACACGCGTCTCGTTCCCTATCTGCTGCGCGAAGAGCTGCAAGCGTTGCTCGATGCTCCGGACCCGACAACGCGTGACGGCATCCGCGACCGAGCCATGCTGCATGTGGCCGTGTGTGCTGGCTTGCGCGTCTCGGAACTGACAGGCCTGAAGATCGACGATATCGAAATGTCGTCTATGAGCATGCGCGTTATCGGTAAGGGCCGGCGGGAACGAGTGCTGCCGCTGTGGAAGCCGGCAGCCACGGCACTGCGCGCCTGGCTCGCCATTCGCGGAAAGATCGCGACACCCGAAGTGTTCATCAACGCCCGTGGTGAACCTCTGAGCCGATGGGGCTTTGCCTATCTGCTCAAACAGCACGCCGCGGTGGCAGCTCTCCAACAGCAAGGTCTCGCCAAAAAGCGCGTCTCGCCTCATGTGCTTAGGCACACCTGCGCGATGATCATCCTGCAGGCGACGCAAGACATCCGGAAAGTATCGCTATGGTTGGGCCATGCCACGCTGACGACCACCGAGGTCTATACGCGAGGTGATCCGACCAAAAAGCTCGAAGCCATGGAAGCGATCGTGCCACCGCATCTGCGGCGCGGAACGTTCCAACCGACCGACAGGCTGATTGCATTACTAAAGAGCACTTCGTAA
- a CDS encoding tyrosine-type recombinase/integrase, giving the protein MTEISPLRRRMIDDMTIRNLSPATQRSYLHAVTKFSRYFGRSPDRLGLEDVRGFQVHLVSSGLSWPALNQTVCALRFFFGVTLGHGEIPERIAYARTPAKLPTILNGDEIVRFLEAVPSLRTRTALTTAYAAGLRASEAVHLKVRDVDGERGIIRVEHGKGGKDRNVMLSGQLLAILRVYWRLARPEVWLFPGRDETKPIDVQVLYSACRSACAAAGIDKRVTVHTLRHSFATHLLESGTDIRIIQVLLGHNNLSTTARYTKVSNTLIRSTTSPLDRLTLEVVPPG; this is encoded by the coding sequence ATGACAGAGATAAGCCCGCTGCGCCGGCGCATGATCGATGACATGACGATCCGCAATCTTTCGCCAGCGACGCAACGATCGTATTTGCATGCGGTGACGAAGTTCTCGCGCTATTTCGGGCGATCGCCAGACCGTCTTGGACTGGAAGACGTGCGCGGGTTTCAGGTGCATCTGGTCTCATCGGGCCTATCATGGCCGGCCTTGAACCAGACAGTTTGTGCCCTGCGGTTCTTCTTTGGCGTCACGCTTGGTCATGGCGAGATACCGGAGCGCATTGCCTATGCCCGGACACCCGCCAAGCTTCCGACGATCCTAAACGGCGACGAGATCGTGCGGTTTCTGGAAGCGGTTCCGAGCCTGAGGACCCGCACCGCACTGACGACAGCTTATGCAGCGGGGCTGCGCGCCTCGGAAGCTGTCCATCTCAAGGTCCGCGACGTTGATGGCGAACGCGGCATCATCCGCGTCGAGCATGGCAAGGGCGGAAAGGATCGCAACGTCATGCTGTCCGGGCAGTTGCTCGCGATCCTGCGGGTCTATTGGCGGCTGGCGAGACCCGAGGTCTGGCTGTTCCCGGGCCGGGACGAGACCAAGCCCATCGACGTCCAGGTTCTGTATTCTGCCTGCCGTTCGGCGTGCGCCGCGGCCGGCATCGACAAAAGGGTGACGGTACATACGCTGCGTCACAGCTTTGCCACCCATCTTCTGGAAAGCGGAACCGACATCCGCATCATCCAGGTTTTGCTCGGCCACAACAATCTGTCCACCACGGCACGCTACACGAAGGTTTCCAATACCCTGATCCGCAGCACGACCAGCCCGCTCGACCGGCTGACGTTAGAGGTGGTGCCGCCAGGCTGA